One Gadus morhua chromosome 13, gadMor3.0, whole genome shotgun sequence genomic window carries:
- the LOC115557012 gene encoding ras association domain-containing protein 1 isoform X2, producing the protein METVSMKSSATGSGKTTSFDKTWESSASSGYCSDDESQPELEQYFTARTSLGRKPQTEIKKDEPVESRKQEWSVAEIQHKVKEYNSLIHSNLFMNTNRDGSYTGFVKVQFKLARPVSVPPPRKGPARQEAGGKKATGVKRRTSFYLPKDTCKHLHISSHTSAREVIEALLKKFTVVDNPAKFALFERRERHEQVYLRKISDDERPLRLRLATGPDEKLLSFVLKENETGEVNWHAFSMPELKNFLRILQREEEEHVKQIMQRYTLARTRLQEALPGSSPG; encoded by the exons ATGGAAACAGTCAGTATGAAAAGCTCGGCGACCGGTTCAGGGAAGACCACGTCCTTCGACAAGACGTGGGAAAGCTCCGCCAGTAGCGGCTACTGCAGTGACGATGAGTCGCAGCCGGAGCTCGAGCAGTACTTTACAGCCCGAACGTCCCTAGGACGCAAACCACAGACAGAGATTAAGAAG GATGAACCGGTTGAATCGAGGAAACAGGAATGGTCCGTTGCAGAGATTCAGCACAAGGTGAAGGAGTACAATTCTCTGATCCACAGCAACCTGTTCATGAACACA AACCGAGATGGTTCCTACACTGGCTTCGTGAAGGTGCAGTTCAAGCTGGCTCGCCCCGTCTCGGTCCCACCTCCCAGAAAGGGGCCTGCGAGACAGGAAGCCGGAGGGAAGAAAGCCACTGGAGTCAAGCGCCGCACATCCTTCTACCTGCCCAAGGACACGTGCAAGCATCTGCACATCAGCTCCCACACGTCTGCCCGCGAAGTCATCGAGGCTCTGCTGAAGAAGTTCACGGTGGTGGACAACCCTGCCAAGTTCGCCCTGTTTGAGCGCAGGGAACGTCACGAGCAAG TGTACCTCCGCAAGATATCGGACGACGAGCGTCCGCTCCGCCTGCGCCTGGCGACCGGACCTGACGAGAAGCTGCTCAGCTTCGTGCTGAAGGAGAACGAGACCGGAGAGGTCAAT TGGCACGCCTTCTCCATGCCGGAGCTGAAGAACTTCCTGCGTATCCTGcaacgagaggaggaggagcacgtgAAGCAAATCATGCAGCGCTACACTTTAGCGAGGACCAGGCTGCAGGAGGCCCTGCCGGGTTCCAGCCCGGGATGA
- the nprl2 gene encoding GATOR1 complex protein NPRL2 codes for MGMASRIECVFFSEFHPTLGPKITYQVPEEYISRELFDTVQVYIITKPELQNKLITVTAMGKKLIGCPVCIEHKKYSRNALLFNLGLVCDAQSKTCALEPIVKKLSGYLTTLELETGFISNEECKQKLLPIMSTLLEELNATGACTLPIDESNTIHLKLIEQRKDPPIVQEYDVPVFAKGKDHFIKSQWDLTTQQILPYIDGFRHIQKISAEADVELNLVRIAVQNLLYYGVVTMVSIFQYSNVYCTTPIVQSLIDNKSIQEECLRYVTKQGQKQANLRDVFQLYCGLTPGTTVRDLCSRYSPQLQRVDERRLIQFGLMRGLIRRLQKYPVKVCRDEKSQPPRLYTGCHSYDEICCKTGMSYKELDERLENDPNIIVCWK; via the exons ATGGGCATGGCGAGTCGTATAGAGTGCGTCTTCTTCAGTGAGTTTCACCCTACTCTCGGCCCAAAGATCACATACCAG GTGCCGGAGGAGTACATCTCTCGCGAGCTGTTCGACACTGTGCAAGTGTATATTATTACCAAGCCAGAACTACAAAATAAACTCATCACTGT GACTGCCATGGGGAAGAAGCTAATTGGGTGCCCGGTATGCATTGAACATAAAAAGTACAGCCGCAACGCTCTGCTCTTTAACCTGGGTCTTGTTTGTGATGCACAAAGTAAGACGTGTGCCCTGGAGCCCATAGTTAAGAAGCTCTCTGGGTACCTGACCACCCTGGAG CTGGAGACTGGCTTCATATCCAATGAGGAGTGCAAGCAGAAACTCCTTCCTATAATGTCCACGCTATTAGAAGAGCTCAACGCGACCGGAGCATGCACCTTACCAATTG ACGAGTCCAACACGATACACCTGAAGCTCATAGAGCAACGGAAAGATCCACCTATTGTACAAGAATACGATGTTCCTGTGTTTGCAAAAGGCAAAGACCACTTTATCAAATCCCAATGGGACCTGACCACTCAGCAG ATCCTGCCCTATATTGACGGGTTTCGACATATTCAGAAAATCTCAGCTGAGGCAGATGTTGAGTTAAATCTCGTTCGCATAGCGGTTCAAAATCTCCT GTACTACGGTGTTGTCACCATGGTCTCAATATTCCAG TACTCCAATGTGTACTGCACAACCCCCATAGTCCAGAGCCTCATAGACAACAAGTCCATTCAGGAGGAGTGCCTGAGATACGTCACAAAGCAAG GTCAGAAGCAGGCCAATCTCAGAGACGTGTTTCAGCTGTACTGTGGTCTGACCCCCGGCACGACGGTTCGAGACCTTTGCTCTCGTTACTCACCCCAGCTTCAGAGAGTGGACGAGAG GAGGCTCATTCAGTTCGGCCTGATGAGGGGGCTGATACGAAGACTGCAGAAGTACCCTGTGAAGGTGTGTCGGGACGAGAAGAGCCAACCCCCGCGGCTGTACACCGGCTGTCACAGTTATGATGAAATCTGCTGTAAAACAG GAATGAGCTACAAAGAACTGGATGAACGGCTTGAAAATGACCCGAACATCATTGTGTGCTGGAAGTag
- the hemk1 gene encoding MTRF1L release factor glutamine methyltransferase — translation MLGKAIYTCRRFGRFSRTGLKGICGTHSAPLSTYQAPPPIPGSSMTAFQAMNLWRRCFEERGVGEPDQSSQYIVAHLLGAKTIESLGHEKLNKPLSCAKMEQLWELSVKRLSRMPVQYVIEEWDFRDLTLKMRPPVFIPRPETEELVELVLADLQGKEDTGMHVVPQLTCLEVGCGSGAITLSLLKDLPRLRAIALDQSRHAVDLTRENALRLGLEDRLLIHQVDVLKEPEVLLSLGDSISTLVSNPPYLFSEDMTFLEPELLRFEDHAALDGGEDGLDVIKQILTAAPKMLSIHGHVYLEVDPRHPPLIQQWVKDHVPGLSYLETRHDITNRPRFCILRRER, via the exons ATGTTGGGAAAAGCTATATACACATGCAGGCGGTTCGGCCGCTTCAGTAGAACTGGGCTAAAG GGAATATGTGGCACGCATTCAGCCCCCCTATCAACTTACCAAGCACCACCTCCCATCCCGGGTTCAAGCATGACAGCGTTCCAAGCAATGAACCTGTGGAGAAGGTGCTTTgaggagaggggtgtgggggaaCCCGACCAGTCCAGCCAATACATAGTTGCACATCTGCTGGGTGCTAAAACG ATAGAAAGCCTCGGCCATGAAAAGTTGAACAAGCCTCTGAGTTGTGCAAAAATGGAGCAGTTGTGGGAGCTTAGTGTCAAGCGGCTTTCCAG gATGCCTGTGCAGTATGTGATTGAGGAGTGGGACTTTCGAGACTTGACCCTTAAGATGAGACCACCTGTTTTCATCCCAAGACCGGAAACAGAG GAGTTGGTTGAACTAGTGCTTGCAGACCTCCAGGGAAAAGAGGACACTGGAATGCATGTAGTACCTCAGCTGACATGCTTAGAAGTGGGCTGTGGTTCTGGAGCCATCACGCTCAGTCTGCTGAAAGACCTTCCTcgg CTTAGAGCCATTGCCTTGGATCAAAGCAGGCATGCAGTGGATCTGACAAGAGAGAACGCACTAAG ATTAGGCCTTGAAGATAGACTGCTGATTCATCAAGTAGATGTCCTGAAAG AACCTGAAGTCCTTTTGAGTCTGGGTGACTCCATCTCAACTTTGGTCAGCAATCCTCCGTACCTGTTCTCAGAAGATATGACGTTCCTGGAACCTGAACTCCTAAG GTTTGAAGACCACGCTGCCCTAGATGGAGGTGAGGACGGCCTGGACGTGATCAAGCAGATCTTGACAGCGGCTCCCAAGATGTTATCCATTCATGG ACATGTTTATCTGGAGGTGGACCCAAGACACCCCCCGTTAATCCAACAGTGGGTGAAGGATCATGTCCCCGGGCTGAGTTACCTGGAAACACGGCACGACATCACAAACAG GCCCCGCTTCTGCATCCTTCGGAGGGAGCGGTAA
- the hyal2a gene encoding hyaluronidase-2 produces the protein MLRAQADLKTLLPIILLLDCLWALDLKPTRWPLFPQKPVLLAWNAPTEDCAPRHGVHFQLGQFQIVASPNEAFVKQNLTIFYKDRLGLYPYYQEDGTAVNGGLPQVASLKEHLDKMPEGVQKYIREKQAMGLAVIDWEEWRPLWIRNWENKDVYRSRSRQLLVQKNPPLPTEEVGRAALKEFEMSAHRFMLETLKLAKSLRPNQLWGFYLFPDCYNHDYRRTLENYTGRCPDVEEVRNDRLKWLWTESTALFPSIYMSSVLKSSASGRQFVRNRVKEGMRLASSGDGLARPVFVYARPTYSNSLELLTETDLVSTIGESVALGAAGVILWGEATYASSKVSCSSLNDYLRGQLGEYLLNVSTAAELCSQALCASQGRCQRRVPDADVYLHLDPLSHSIAAQGRKLAVTGELGDAERSAFQENFQCRCYKGYHGDGCNQQKGAARATVASVVVLVTPLLLATLLLG, from the exons ATGTTGCGGGCTCAGGCGGATTTAAAAACACTGCTACCGATTATCCTACTGTTAGACTGCCTCTGGGCTTTGGACCTCAAGCCCACGAGATGGCCACTCTTCCCTCAAAAGCCAGTGCTTCTGGCCTGGAACGCACCCACAGAGGACTGTGCCCCACGCCACGGCGTCCATTTTCAGTTGGGCCAGTTCCAGATTGTTGCCTCACCTAATGAGGCTTTTGTCAAACAGAACCTAACCATCTTCTATAAAGACCGCCTGGGCTTGTATCCATACTACCAGGAAGATGGTACTGCAGTGAATGGTGGGCTGCCCCAGGTAGCCAGTCTCAAAGAGCACCTGGATAAGATGCCAGAAGGTGTGCAGAAGTACATTCGCGAGAAACAAGCAATGGGCCTAGCTGTCATTGACTGGGAAGAGTGGCGCCCACTCTGGATACGGAACTGGGAAAACAAAGATGTGTACCGCAGTCGCTCCCGCCAGCTTTTGGTCCAAAAGAACCCCCCCTTGCCCACAGAAGAGGTGGGGAGGGCGGCTCTGAAGGAGTTTGAGATGTCCGCCCACAGGTTCATGCTGGAGACCCTGAAGCTGGCCAAATCCCTGAGGCCCAACCAGCTGTGGGGCTTTTACCTGTTCCCCGACTGCTACAACCACGACTACAGGCGCACTTTGGAGAACTACACCGGCCGCTGCCCAGACGTGGAGGAGGTTCGCAACGACAGGCTGAAGTGGCTGTGGACGGAGAGCACGGCCCTCTTCCCCTCCATCTATATGAGCTCCGTGCTCAAGTCCTCCGCCTCCGGGAGGCAGTTTGTCCGGAACCGCGTGAAAGAAGGCATGCGTCTGGCGTCATCTGGAGATGGCCTGGCGCGGCCTGTTTTTGTTTACGCACGGCCCACCTACTCCAACTCTTTGGAGCTGTTGACGGAG ACAGATCTGGTGTCCACTATCGGGGAGAGTGTGGCGTTGGGAGCGGCCGGTGTCATCCTGTGGGGAGAGGCAACGTACGCAAGCAGTAAA GTCAGCTGCTCCAGCCTGAATGATTATTTGCGCGGTCAGTTGGGGGAATATTTGCTCAACGTCTCCACGGCAGCAGAGTTATGCAGCCAGGCCCTGTGTGCCTCTCAGGGCCGTTGCCAGCGGCGAGTGCCGGACGCCGACGTCTACCTGCACCTCGAcccgctctctcactccatcgcCGCTCAGGGCAGGAAGCTGGCAGTCACCGGTGAGCTCGGCGACGCAGAGAGGAGCGCGTTCCAGGAGAATTTCCAGTGCCGCTGTTACAAAGGTTACCACGGTGATGGGTGTAATCAACAGAAGGGGGCGGCCCGGGCAACCGTGGCgtcggtggtggtgctggtgaccCCCCTGCTTCTCGCCACTCTCCTTCTCGGCTAA
- the zmynd10 gene encoding zinc finger MYND domain-containing protein 10 gives MDASVILPGEGEVYVRCLEAFSLRDVGSQRWFRQHEYVVKLNMQAIISASSAHDEYVKELLVTHRKIPTLVHELILVEVWKQKVLPVLCQLQDFNPKSTFPLYMVIHYEATVINLLETIMFHKDSCEAAEDSVLDLVDYCHRKLTLLASRTSRDGPPTSDQPSPAGTPGDLSTMQELQTQNAALEFEISLKALSVLRYITDHTDSISVINRLLCIHNMPCVLVQLIHCCPWSRYTAGKVEKYMNGTWQKIPPEDHLKMSKLDGQVWLSLYNLLLKEDCQRKYDFNNFNKNTILKLRGFLTEVLIDQLPNLLSFQRFLAHLSVTDPAPPKRDLILEQIPEIWDHIVHENAGKWKAIAKYQVKETFNPSEKDLRQQAHRLAQTYSLDVLESLLPEKPKCGCCGGEATKRCSRCQGEWYCNRECQVKNWSKHKTACKLMAEASEEIQKNFNSQP, from the exons ATGGATGCATCAGTAATCTTGCCGGGGGAAGGAGAAGTATATGTTCGATGCCTGGAGGCCTTTTCTCTCAGGGATGTAGGCTCTCAAAG gTGGTTCAGACAACACGAGTATGTAGTGAAACTGAACATGCAAGCCATAATAAGTGCCTCTTCAGCACATGATGAATATGTCAAGGAGCTCCTGGTGACGCATAGAAAG ATACCAACTCTAGTCCATGAGTTGATTCTAGTCGAGGTGTGGAAACAAAAAGTGCTCCCTGTTCTCTGTCAGTTGCAGGACTTCAACCCAAAGAGCACATTTCCTCTTTACATGGTG ATACACTACGAAGCTACTGTCATAAACCTGCTGGAAACAATCATGTTTCATAAG GACTCCTGTGAGGCTGCTGAAGACTCTGTACTTGACTTGGTGGACTACTGCCACCGCAAGCTCACGCTGCTGGCCAGCAGAACCTCCAGGGACGGCCCCCCGACATCGGACCAACCAAGCCCGGCCGGTACCCCTGGGGATCTGTCCACCATGCAG GAGCTGCAGACACAGAACGCGGCGCTGGAGTTTGAGATCTCCCTCAAGGCCTTGTCGGTGCTGCGCTACATCACTGATCATACTGACAG CATCAGTGTGATCAACCGGCTGCTGTGCATCCATAACATGCCCTGTGTGTTGGTGCAGCTGATTCACTGCTGCCCTTGGAGTCGCTACACAGCAG gcAAAGTTGAGAAGTACATGAACGGCACATGGCAGAAGATCCCCCCTGAAGACCATCTAAAGATGAGCAAGCTGGACGGCCAAGTGTGGCTCTCGCTCTACAACCTGCTTCTCAAGGAAGACTGCCAACGCAAATATGACTTCAACAACTTCAACAAGAATACGATTTTGAAG CTTAGAGGTTTCCTGACAGAAGTTTTGATCGACCAGCTGCCGAACCTACTGTCCTTCCAGCGGTTCCTCGCTCACCTGTCCGTaacagaccccgccccccccaagaGAGATCTCATTCTTGAACAG ATCCCGGAGATCTGGGACCACATTGTGCACGAGAATGCAGGCAAATGGAAGGCCATCGCTAAGTATCAAGTAAAAGAGACGTTCAACCCCTCTGAGAAGGACCTCAGACAACAGGCACATAG ACTAGCACAGACCTACAGCTTGGATGTGCTGGAGAGTCTGCTCCCTGAGAAGCCCAAGTGTGGATGCTGTGGAGGGGAGGCGACTAAGAGATGCTCCCGTTGCCAGGGAGAATGGTACTGCAACAG GGAATGCCAGGTGAAGAACTGGTCCAAACATAAGACTGCATGCAAGCTGATGGCAGAGGCATCCGAGGAGATACAGAAGAACTTCAATAGCCAACCATGA
- the tusc2a gene encoding tumor suppressor 2, mitochondrial calcium regulator a: protein MKMGGSTSKAKGVWPFSGSGVGGDSSSDVSEQSVARLKGSRSATPFVFTRRSSLYFDEDGDLAHEFYEETVVTKNGRRKSKLKRIQKNLIPQGVVRLDHPRIHADFPVILCEV from the exons ATGAAGATGGGAGGAAGTACGTCCAAAGCCAAAGGCGTCTGGCCTTTTTCAGGCTCAGGGGTTGGAGGTGATTCATCCAGTGATGTTAGCGAACAGTCCGTGGCTCGACTCAAAGGCTCCAGAAGTGCCACACCTTTTGTATTCACGAGGAGAAG TTCCTTGTACTTCGATGAGGATGGAGATCTGGCACATGAGTTCTATGAAGAGACTGTTGTGACAAAAAATGGCAGGAGGAAGTCCAAGCTGAAGAGAATTCAGAAGAATCTCATTCCTCAG GGAGTTGTGAGGCTGGACCACCCCCGTATTCATGCAGACTTTCCTGTTATTCTCTGTGAAGTGTGA
- the LOC115557012 gene encoding ras association domain-containing protein 1 isoform X1: MHLGEVIELRDLRLDTDPIELTSPWVRSPSRLERTNALRISPGKVPELLNRAGIIRILGESQDPRLKEELGEGHNFQPCSHAQPTWCDLCGDFIWGLYKQSLRCANCRFTCHRRCRTHIQLDCSWDQGGTRRSPTLLEHTIEENDTNVDEPVESRKQEWSVAEIQHKVKEYNSLIHSNLFMNTNRDGSYTGFVKVQFKLARPVSVPPPRKGPARQEAGGKKATGVKRRTSFYLPKDTCKHLHISSHTSAREVIEALLKKFTVVDNPAKFALFERRERHEQVYLRKISDDERPLRLRLATGPDEKLLSFVLKENETGEVNWHAFSMPELKNFLRILQREEEEHVKQIMQRYTLARTRLQEALPGSSPG; encoded by the exons ATGCATTTGGGCGAAGTGATTGAGCTCCGTGACCTTCGGCTGGACACAGACCCGATAGAGCTGACCAGCCCATGGGTTCGGTCACCTTCACGACTGGAGAGGACCAATGCGCTTAGAATCAGCCCAGGAAAGGTGCCAGAACTACTTAACCGAGCGGGCATTATCCGGATTCTTGGTGAATCCCAGGATCCTCGGCTGAAGGAGGAGTTGGGTGAGGGGCACAACTTCCAGCCCTGCAGTCACGCTCAGCCCACTTGGTGTGACCTGTGCGGAGATTTCATTTGGGGACTTTACAAGCAGAGCCTGCGCTGTGCCA ACTGTAGGTTCACGTGTCACCGACGCTGCCGCACCCACATCCAGTTGGACTGCAGCTGGGACCAGGGGGGCACGCGGCGCTCGCCCACACTGTTGGAGCACACCATAGAAGAAAACGACACAAATGTG GATGAACCGGTTGAATCGAGGAAACAGGAATGGTCCGTTGCAGAGATTCAGCACAAGGTGAAGGAGTACAATTCTCTGATCCACAGCAACCTGTTCATGAACACA AACCGAGATGGTTCCTACACTGGCTTCGTGAAGGTGCAGTTCAAGCTGGCTCGCCCCGTCTCGGTCCCACCTCCCAGAAAGGGGCCTGCGAGACAGGAAGCCGGAGGGAAGAAAGCCACTGGAGTCAAGCGCCGCACATCCTTCTACCTGCCCAAGGACACGTGCAAGCATCTGCACATCAGCTCCCACACGTCTGCCCGCGAAGTCATCGAGGCTCTGCTGAAGAAGTTCACGGTGGTGGACAACCCTGCCAAGTTCGCCCTGTTTGAGCGCAGGGAACGTCACGAGCAAG TGTACCTCCGCAAGATATCGGACGACGAGCGTCCGCTCCGCCTGCGCCTGGCGACCGGACCTGACGAGAAGCTGCTCAGCTTCGTGCTGAAGGAGAACGAGACCGGAGAGGTCAAT TGGCACGCCTTCTCCATGCCGGAGCTGAAGAACTTCCTGCGTATCCTGcaacgagaggaggaggagcacgtgAAGCAAATCATGCAGCGCTACACTTTAGCGAGGACCAGGCTGCAGGAGGCCCTGCCGGGTTCCAGCCCGGGATGA